In Halomarina salina, one DNA window encodes the following:
- a CDS encoding 2Fe-2S iron-sulfur cluster-binding protein: MSSDPIWESTRRNETDQPQIGQTLATGTATDPDVGSTETATVTVDGQPVTLDEGSVLLDALERVETDAEVSALCSYDHEERIGPRSECRTCMVETEEDGLVPSCSYPAEDGATVRTDSGGATEARDVNLDLVLSDHNLLCTTCGQNGRCELQDASIEADVEDPRYGVNHDRETYEPVDVSSPFIQIDRNKCILCNRCVEACNDVQVAGVLRVEGHGEDTRIGFQNGAEEMMESTCVSCGHCATVCPTGAIVEEGLVDMGTIPVPGFTQANSIGETVGEDFTERPRRMTSMFSEEKTENTPVVEAHTDHVWEEEADD, from the coding sequence ATGAGTTCCGACCCAATCTGGGAGAGCACGCGACGCAACGAGACCGACCAGCCACAGATCGGTCAGACGCTGGCGACGGGGACCGCGACGGACCCCGACGTCGGGAGCACGGAGACGGCGACGGTCACGGTCGACGGCCAACCGGTGACGCTCGACGAGGGCAGCGTCCTGCTGGACGCTCTCGAGCGCGTCGAGACCGACGCCGAGGTCTCGGCGCTCTGCTCGTACGACCACGAGGAGCGCATCGGTCCGCGCAGCGAGTGTCGGACCTGCATGGTCGAGACCGAGGAGGACGGTCTCGTCCCGTCCTGTTCGTACCCCGCCGAGGACGGCGCGACCGTCCGAACCGACTCGGGCGGAGCGACCGAGGCGCGGGACGTCAACCTCGACCTCGTGCTCTCGGACCACAACCTGCTGTGTACGACCTGCGGGCAGAACGGCCGGTGTGAACTCCAGGACGCCTCCATCGAGGCCGACGTGGAGGACCCGCGCTACGGCGTCAACCACGACCGCGAGACGTACGAACCGGTCGACGTCTCCTCGCCGTTCATCCAGATCGACCGCAACAAGTGTATCCTCTGCAACCGCTGCGTCGAGGCCTGCAACGACGTGCAGGTCGCCGGCGTCCTGCGAGTGGAGGGCCACGGCGAGGACACCCGCATCGGGTTCCAGAACGGGGCCGAAGAGATGATGGAGTCGACCTGCGTCTCCTGTGGCCACTGCGCGACGGTCTGCCCGACCGGAGCCATCGTCGAGGAGGGACTCGTCGACATGGGGACCATTCCAGTACCGGGGTTCACCCAGGCCAACAGCATCGGCGAGACCGTCGGCGAGGACTTCACCGAACGACCGCGCCGGATGACCAGCATGTTCAGCGAGGAGAAGACCGAGAACACGCCGGTCGTGGAGGCGCACACCGACCACGTCTGGGAGGAGGAGGCCGATGACTGA
- a CDS encoding NADH-ubiquinone oxidoreductase-F iron-sulfur binding region domain-containing protein produces MPIPRDSGTMHDAGILGENPALRVSSGGRQHTQARELLHTAREQADEVSVAEVGSTGLVTLEPLVMATLDGETAFFSRCSVDRLRTVVEDLDDGTLSTDEALAVAEHDPETTALPIPEETPIAVGERTVLSACGWASPLSLDDRQTIGEYVCPDVDEDDESVAALQEANLRGRGRGDGTTDEPVAEHWATARDTEGDAAVVVNANEADPNADMDRLLLESDPFSVLDAALATANAVGATNVVVYTGKGDSLARDRVSAAASALAEELDDLPPVEVLAGPDEYMAGEMTMAIEALEGNHRIEARLRPPYPSQEGLYGRPTLVHTPRTLVQVGAVLRAAASDAEPTVAASSDPGTRLFTVASDVDAPATIELSTDDDLSTAREAVEFDGHLKAACIGGQFGGLSRTLDVPARANALIAAGLGTNGVVELLGEDQCMVSFAGNRAKFAKDENCGRCVPCREGSTQLVEILRDVYDGEYRSEKLRELLRVMGDTSICQFGQTAPRPVLTAMDEFEPEFRAHADGRCPTGACERQKVTQT; encoded by the coding sequence ATGCCCATCCCCCGTGACAGTGGTACGATGCACGATGCGGGAATCCTCGGGGAGAACCCGGCCCTCAGGGTCTCCTCGGGGGGACGACAGCACACACAGGCGCGAGAACTGCTACACACCGCCCGCGAGCAGGCCGACGAGGTGAGCGTCGCGGAGGTCGGGTCGACGGGGCTGGTGACCCTCGAGCCGCTCGTGATGGCCACGCTCGACGGCGAGACCGCATTCTTCTCCCGCTGTTCGGTCGACCGGCTCCGGACGGTCGTCGAGGACCTCGACGACGGGACGCTCTCGACGGACGAGGCGCTGGCCGTCGCGGAGCACGATCCGGAGACGACGGCGCTCCCGATACCCGAGGAGACGCCGATAGCGGTCGGCGAACGGACCGTCCTGAGTGCGTGCGGGTGGGCGTCACCCCTGAGCCTGGACGACCGGCAGACCATCGGGGAGTACGTCTGTCCGGACGTCGACGAGGACGACGAGTCGGTGGCGGCCCTCCAGGAGGCAAACCTCCGTGGTCGCGGTCGGGGCGACGGCACGACCGACGAACCAGTCGCCGAGCACTGGGCGACCGCCCGTGACACCGAGGGCGACGCGGCGGTCGTCGTCAACGCGAACGAGGCGGACCCGAACGCCGACATGGACCGCCTGCTGCTGGAGAGCGACCCCTTCTCCGTCCTCGACGCCGCGCTCGCGACGGCCAACGCCGTCGGCGCGACGAACGTCGTCGTCTACACGGGGAAGGGCGACTCGCTGGCGCGAGACCGGGTGAGTGCGGCCGCCTCCGCCCTCGCCGAGGAACTCGACGACCTGCCGCCCGTCGAGGTGCTCGCCGGCCCCGACGAGTACATGGCGGGCGAGATGACGATGGCCATCGAGGCGCTGGAGGGCAACCACCGCATCGAGGCACGCTTGCGGCCGCCGTACCCGAGCCAGGAGGGGCTCTACGGTCGGCCGACGCTCGTCCACACGCCGCGGACGCTCGTGCAGGTCGGCGCGGTCCTCCGGGCGGCGGCGTCGGACGCGGAGCCGACCGTCGCGGCGTCGTCGGACCCCGGCACGCGACTGTTCACGGTCGCCAGCGACGTCGACGCCCCGGCGACGATCGAACTGTCGACGGACGACGACCTCTCGACGGCGCGGGAGGCCGTCGAGTTCGACGGCCACCTGAAGGCCGCCTGCATCGGCGGCCAGTTCGGCGGCCTGAGTCGGACGCTGGACGTCCCGGCGCGGGCGAACGCGCTGATCGCCGCCGGTCTCGGCACGAACGGCGTCGTCGAACTGCTCGGCGAGGACCAGTGTATGGTGTCGTTCGCCGGGAACCGGGCGAAGTTCGCCAAGGACGAGAACTGCGGCCGGTGTGTCCCCTGCCGCGAGGGGTCGACGCAGCTCGTCGAGATACTGCGCGACGTCTACGACGGCGAGTACCGCTCGGAGAAGCTACGCGAACTGCTGCGCGTGATGGGCGACACGAGCATCTGTCAGTTCGGGCAGACCGCACCGCGACCCGTACTGACCGCGATGGACGAGTTCGAACCGGAGTTCCGCGCCCACGCGGACGGCCGCTGTCCGACGGGGGCCTGCGAACGTCAGAAGGTGACACAGACATGA
- a CDS encoding molybdopterin oxidoreductase family protein — translation MADSSDESETVCPLCAVGCRLTPGEGGRARGRTGPANPDGRLCAKGATAFETVADDERLTRPLVRRDGDLVAVDWATALDEAADRLGSVRDARGPDALAFFGAPHCTNEENYLLAALARTLGTNNVDNRARLCHGSAAGALERRFGWPASTNTYEDLAESDLVLVAGANPAVQQPVAFDAFVRAAGDDDRELVHVDPRRNETTRAADRYLAPRPGTDALFFHLVCATLLDRGAVDETFVEARTTGFDAFAAALTALDVERAAAATGVDAEEIRNLADRIAAADRVVAMGGTGIEDDEGSPTADAILDLLTLTGNVGRPGTGFTLLRGLNNEQGATDTGCRPDRLPGHASLDDEAARDRLASVWGTEPPTTPGLDEREALAAFGESVFGTLVVGENPAVAKRDDAWVADRFESLDALVVVDAFETETTEHADVVLPAAVGLEKSGTVTNIDRRVQRLAPTADPPGEARADFDVLVELADRLVEEWTPPATSAVASDELRTVVAPYADLSDDVGERWPRGRGDALYAESFDTPDGRAAFGSVEGRVDPPGDDELVLVVGSRAGGFDGPGEADDRLGLNAADAERLDVADGDRVRVEAGEANVETVADVGDAVRRGTVYLHADVADPLVRSGRSAVRVTPVGEP, via the coding sequence ATGGCCGATTCGTCCGACGAGAGCGAGACGGTCTGCCCGCTCTGCGCGGTCGGGTGCCGCCTCACACCCGGCGAGGGCGGGCGGGCACGAGGGCGGACGGGACCCGCCAACCCGGACGGACGCCTCTGCGCGAAGGGAGCCACGGCGTTCGAGACGGTCGCGGACGACGAGCGACTGACGCGACCGCTGGTGCGTCGCGACGGCGACCTGGTGGCCGTCGACTGGGCGACCGCTCTCGACGAGGCCGCCGACCGGCTCGGGAGCGTCCGCGACGCTCGCGGTCCGGACGCGCTCGCGTTCTTCGGCGCGCCACACTGCACCAACGAGGAGAACTACCTGCTGGCGGCGCTCGCCCGGACGCTCGGGACGAACAACGTCGACAACCGGGCGCGGCTCTGTCACGGCTCCGCGGCGGGTGCGCTCGAACGGCGCTTCGGGTGGCCGGCGTCGACGAACACCTACGAGGACCTCGCCGAGTCGGACCTCGTGCTCGTCGCCGGGGCGAACCCGGCGGTCCAGCAACCGGTCGCGTTCGACGCGTTCGTCCGGGCAGCGGGTGACGACGACCGCGAACTCGTCCACGTCGACCCGCGTCGCAACGAGACGACCCGCGCCGCCGACCGCTACCTCGCACCGCGACCGGGCACCGACGCGCTGTTCTTCCACCTCGTCTGCGCGACGCTCCTCGACCGCGGGGCCGTCGACGAGACGTTCGTCGAAGCGCGGACGACCGGGTTCGACGCGTTCGCGGCCGCACTGACCGCCCTCGACGTCGAGCGGGCGGCCGCCGCGACGGGCGTCGACGCCGAGGAGATACGGAATCTCGCGGACCGCATCGCAGCGGCGGACCGCGTCGTGGCGATGGGCGGCACCGGCATCGAGGACGACGAGGGGTCGCCCACGGCCGACGCCATCCTCGACCTGCTGACGCTGACGGGGAACGTCGGCCGGCCCGGCACCGGGTTCACGCTCCTGCGCGGCCTCAACAACGAGCAGGGGGCGACCGACACGGGCTGTCGCCCGGACCGCCTCCCCGGCCACGCTTCCCTCGACGACGAGGCTGCCCGCGACCGACTGGCGAGCGTCTGGGGGACGGAACCGCCGACGACGCCCGGACTGGACGAACGGGAGGCGCTGGCCGCGTTCGGCGAATCGGTGTTCGGGACGCTCGTCGTCGGCGAGAACCCGGCCGTCGCCAAGCGCGACGACGCGTGGGTCGCGGACCGGTTCGAGTCGCTGGACGCGCTCGTCGTCGTGGACGCGTTCGAGACGGAGACGACCGAACACGCCGACGTCGTCCTCCCGGCGGCCGTCGGCCTGGAGAAGTCCGGAACCGTGACGAACATCGACCGGCGCGTCCAGCGACTCGCGCCGACCGCCGACCCGCCGGGTGAGGCACGCGCCGATTTCGACGTGCTCGTCGAACTCGCGGACCGACTCGTCGAAGAGTGGACGCCGCCCGCGACGTCAGCGGTGGCGTCCGACGAACTCCGGACCGTCGTCGCGCCGTACGCGGACCTCTCGGACGACGTGGGCGAGCGCTGGCCACGAGGGCGTGGCGACGCGCTCTACGCCGAGTCGTTCGACACGCCCGACGGCCGGGCCGCGTTCGGAAGCGTCGAGGGGCGCGTCGACCCGCCCGGCGACGACGAACTGGTCCTCGTCGTCGGGAGTCGCGCTGGCGGGTTCGACGGGCCGGGCGAGGCCGACGACCGACTGGGGCTGAACGCCGCCGACGCCGAGCGACTGGACGTGGCGGACGGCGACCGCGTCCGCGTCGAGGCGGGCGAGGCGAACGTCGAGACGGTCGCGGACGTCGGCGACGCGGTCCGTCGCGGGACGGTCTACCTCCACGCCGACGTCGCCGACCCGCTGGTCAGGAGCGGGCGGTCGGCGGTTCGCGTCACCCCCGTCGGGGAGCCGTAA
- the prf1 gene encoding peptide chain release factor aRF-1 produces the protein MSDTYDLRDSIAHLESLDGDGTELVTVSVPPEKSLRSVRERLAGEHASAENIKADRTRDRVQRALDRLQRTLREYDETPENGLVAYAGVVDGDLRSFVFDDLPTPVAASTYRCDDRFVLDPLEDAVAPDETFGLVVVERGRAAVGRLVGERVRPVWSSESQVMGKTRAGGQSAQRFARERERQASEFFGQVADVAADAFLGEDPVAGLVVGGTLTTTRAFVDGGYLDHRLQERLLGEYAVEYATEQGLEHLVEQASDQLLDAEQRAAREHLDDFFARLRDGDDVTYGEAAVERAVEFGAVDTLLLASSVPRDRRDELGTAVERQGGEGLVVPSDTERGTQFTDAFGGVGALLRFPVN, from the coding sequence ATGTCAGACACGTACGACCTCCGCGACAGTATCGCACACCTCGAATCGCTCGACGGCGACGGCACCGAACTCGTCACCGTCTCGGTACCACCAGAAAAGTCGCTCCGCTCCGTCCGCGAGCGTCTCGCGGGCGAACACGCCAGCGCCGAGAACATCAAGGCAGACCGCACGAGAGACCGCGTCCAGCGGGCGCTCGACCGCCTCCAGCGCACGCTCCGCGAGTACGACGAGACGCCCGAGAACGGCCTCGTCGCCTACGCGGGCGTCGTCGACGGCGACCTCCGCTCGTTCGTCTTCGACGACCTGCCAACGCCCGTCGCCGCCTCGACGTACCGCTGTGACGACCGGTTCGTCCTCGACCCGCTCGAAGACGCCGTCGCCCCCGACGAGACGTTCGGCCTCGTCGTCGTGGAACGCGGCCGCGCCGCCGTCGGCCGACTCGTCGGCGAGCGCGTCCGCCCGGTCTGGAGCAGCGAGAGCCAGGTGATGGGGAAGACCCGTGCGGGCGGCCAGTCGGCCCAGCGCTTCGCCCGCGAACGCGAGCGCCAGGCCAGCGAGTTCTTCGGGCAGGTCGCCGACGTCGCCGCGGACGCCTTCCTCGGCGAGGACCCCGTCGCCGGACTCGTCGTCGGTGGGACGCTCACCACGACGCGAGCGTTCGTCGACGGCGGCTACCTCGACCACCGCCTGCAGGAGCGACTGCTCGGGGAGTACGCCGTCGAGTACGCCACCGAGCAGGGTCTCGAACACCTCGTCGAGCAGGCCAGCGACCAGTTGCTCGACGCCGAACAGCGCGCCGCCCGCGAGCACCTCGACGACTTCTTCGCTCGACTCCGCGACGGCGACGACGTCACCTACGGCGAGGCTGCGGTCGAACGAGCCGTCGAGTTCGGAGCGGTCGACACGCTGCTCCTCGCGTCGTCGGTGCCGCGAGACCGTCGCGACGAACTCGGAACCGCCGTCGAGCGACAGGGTGGCGAGGGACTCGTCGTCCCGAGCGACACCGAGCGCGGGACACAGTTCACCGACGCGTTCGGCGGCGTCGGCGCGCTCCTCCGGTTCCCGGTGAACTGA
- a CDS encoding NAD+ synthase produces the protein MSDAVAATNDLPIDLTLSDDELDAHREHITQFIRRVVDDAGADGAVIGLSGGIDSTLTAHLAVEALGEGAVRGLVLPSEVNTEGNMSDAERVAELLDIEYDVVDIEPIVDAFFEAAPLENVDDRIGSDPLRTAAGNVRVRTRGVLNYFVANAESRIVLGTGNRSETLTGYFTKYGDQAVDCNPIGNLYKRQVRQLADYVGVPQDLVEKPPSAEMWAGQTDEEEMGLSYDLLDAILVLHVDGPLSASATASTLDVDDSVVARVDELYAQSEHKRHLPPAPDALSL, from the coding sequence ATGAGTGACGCAGTCGCCGCGACGAACGACCTGCCCATCGACCTCACGCTCTCCGACGACGAACTCGACGCCCACCGCGAGCACATCACCCAGTTCATCCGGCGTGTCGTCGACGACGCGGGAGCCGACGGGGCGGTCATCGGGCTCTCGGGCGGCATCGACTCGACGCTGACCGCTCACCTCGCCGTCGAGGCGCTGGGCGAGGGTGCGGTCCGGGGCCTCGTCCTCCCGAGCGAGGTCAACACGGAGGGGAACATGAGCGACGCCGAGCGCGTCGCCGAACTGCTCGACATCGAGTACGACGTCGTCGACATCGAACCCATCGTGGACGCGTTCTTCGAGGCCGCACCGCTGGAGAACGTCGACGACCGCATCGGTTCGGACCCGCTTCGCACCGCCGCCGGGAACGTCCGCGTGCGGACGCGGGGCGTCCTGAACTACTTCGTCGCCAACGCGGAGTCCCGTATCGTCCTCGGGACGGGCAACCGCTCGGAGACGCTGACGGGCTACTTCACGAAGTACGGCGACCAGGCCGTCGACTGTAACCCCATCGGCAACCTCTACAAGCGGCAGGTCCGCCAGCTTGCGGACTACGTCGGCGTCCCGCAGGACCTCGTCGAGAAGCCCCCGAGCGCCGAGATGTGGGCCGGTCAGACCGACGAGGAGGAGATGGGCCTGAGCTACGACCTGCTCGACGCGATTCTCGTGCTCCACGTCGACGGCCCGCTGTCGGCCTCCGCGACGGCGAGCACGCTCGACGTCGACGACTCGGTCGTCGCCCGCGTCGACGAACTGTACGCCCAGAGCGAGCACAAGCGCCACCTCCCGCCAGCGCCCGACGCGCTCTCGCTCTGA
- a CDS encoding NAD-dependent epimerase/dehydratase family protein has translation MTRIALTGAAGNVGRELVAAVEDGDFDDHEVDAFTHSEHEDIESELLEVTDPDDVHEKLAGYDVVFHLAGASEPDTEWDLALETNVEGTKHVLDAAVEHDVDRVVFASSNHAVGTYNAADDDPEHMTLDHAEPVCGDAPPSPDSFYGVSKVACEGLTSFYANRHDLEIVNLRIGWYMTPDDLRDVVAEAEPERERFARATWLSPHDCRDVFLKSATADLPYSPVTVNAISQNSERYFTLTETMRTLGYEPLDDAAETLAE, from the coding sequence ATGACTCGAATCGCGCTCACGGGCGCGGCTGGCAACGTCGGTCGGGAACTCGTCGCGGCGGTCGAGGACGGCGACTTCGACGACCACGAGGTCGACGCGTTCACGCACTCCGAACACGAGGACATCGAGAGCGAGTTGCTGGAGGTCACCGACCCGGACGACGTCCACGAGAAACTCGCGGGTTACGACGTCGTCTTCCACCTCGCGGGGGCCTCGGAGCCGGACACCGAGTGGGACCTGGCGCTGGAGACGAACGTCGAGGGGACGAAGCACGTCCTCGACGCGGCCGTCGAGCACGACGTGGACCGGGTCGTCTTCGCCTCTTCGAACCACGCGGTCGGGACGTACAACGCGGCGGACGACGACCCCGAGCACATGACGCTCGACCACGCGGAACCGGTGTGTGGCGACGCGCCGCCGAGTCCGGACTCGTTCTACGGCGTCAGCAAGGTCGCCTGCGAGGGCCTGACGAGCTTCTACGCGAACAGACACGACCTGGAGATCGTCAACCTCCGCATCGGCTGGTACATGACGCCCGACGACCTGCGCGACGTCGTCGCCGAGGCGGAACCGGAGCGCGAGCGGTTCGCCCGCGCGACGTGGCTGAGTCCCCACGACTGCCGGGACGTGTTCCTCAAGTCGGCGACCGCGGACCTGCCGTACTCCCCGGTGACGGTCAACGCAATCTCGCAGAACAGCGAGCGGTACTTCACGCTCACCGAGACGATGCGGACGCTGGGCTACGAACCGCTCGACGACGCTGCCGAGACGCTGGCGGAGTAG
- a CDS encoding SDR family oxidoreductase, which translates to MSFQAPDLSGRTAFITGTTRGVGKEIALSLADAGCNVVSTGKTVDDSDSDLEGTIHKTAEECEERGVDAHAIQLNLRDTEAIDEAVDEAIDVFDEIDIVINNASAIQLASVEEMPANRFDLVTDVNVRGTYVTSRAFIPHLKENGGGHILTNAPPVKVSSAPGKAAYAWAKMGMTFVTLSLASELQGDGIAANAFWPVTALDTRATRYFGLGTEEDWRTPDILADTVLELLDRDPSEFTGHAVYDEDVLREVGVEDFSEYNCTPGDPAPTSAQMFDPEFQRSG; encoded by the coding sequence ATGTCGTTCCAAGCCCCCGACCTGAGCGGCCGAACCGCGTTCATCACGGGTACGACGCGCGGCGTCGGCAAGGAGATCGCGCTCTCGCTGGCCGACGCCGGCTGTAACGTCGTCTCGACGGGCAAGACCGTCGACGACAGCGACTCCGACTTGGAGGGGACCATCCACAAGACCGCCGAGGAGTGCGAGGAGCGGGGCGTCGACGCCCACGCTATCCAGTTGAACCTCCGGGACACCGAGGCGATTGACGAGGCCGTCGACGAGGCCATCGACGTGTTCGACGAGATCGACATCGTCATCAACAACGCGAGCGCCATCCAGCTCGCCTCCGTCGAGGAGATGCCCGCCAACCGGTTCGACCTCGTCACCGACGTCAACGTGCGCGGCACGTACGTCACCTCGCGAGCGTTCATCCCGCACCTCAAGGAGAACGGCGGCGGACACATCCTGACGAACGCGCCGCCGGTGAAGGTGTCCAGCGCGCCCGGAAAGGCAGCCTACGCGTGGGCGAAGATGGGCATGACGTTCGTGACGCTCTCGCTCGCGAGCGAACTCCAGGGCGACGGCATCGCCGCCAACGCGTTCTGGCCGGTGACGGCCCTCGACACCCGCGCGACGCGGTACTTCGGGCTCGGCACCGAGGAGGACTGGCGGACGCCCGACATCCTCGCCGACACGGTGCTCGAACTGCTGGACCGCGACCCGAGCGAGTTCACGGGGCACGCCGTCTACGACGAGGACGTCCTGCGCGAGGTGGGCGTCGAGGACTTCTCGGAGTACAACTGCACGCCCGGCGACCCCGCGCCGACCTCGGCGCAGATGTTCGACCCCGAGTTCCAGCGGTCGGGGTAG
- a CDS encoding ornithine cyclodeaminase family protein: MVLVLSDDDVRGVLDLDPLAEAVEDALVAQTRGAVERPERPHYPVGAGVDGETGPDGGGCPDEQDARGTALAMPAYVHGAPYFATKLASVHPANRGRSLPTLHAQLVLADATTGAPVSVLGATTLTNARTGCIGGLAARDLAAGPVTLGVLGAGAQARWQTRAVAALADLERVRVYSPSDSKHDCVADLRAEGLTADAVDSPAAAVEGATVVVTATTSADPVVPANAVGPGTLVVGIGAYEASMQELPAALVERADRLYADVPEEAVETGDVAATDRTVADLVPLGALFDGTTERATAGPVADDEVVVVESVGSAVMDVAAATVVYEAATEAGVGTDQPL; encoded by the coding sequence ATGGTGCTCGTCCTCTCCGACGACGACGTGCGGGGGGTCCTCGACCTCGACCCGCTCGCCGAGGCGGTCGAGGACGCGCTCGTGGCGCAGACGCGGGGAGCAGTCGAACGCCCGGAGCGGCCCCACTACCCCGTCGGTGCCGGAGTCGACGGCGAGACGGGGCCCGACGGAGGAGGGTGCCCCGACGAACAGGACGCCCGCGGGACGGCGCTCGCCATGCCCGCGTACGTCCACGGCGCGCCGTACTTCGCGACGAAACTCGCCAGCGTCCACCCGGCTAACCGGGGACGTTCGCTCCCGACGCTCCACGCGCAGCTCGTCCTCGCGGACGCGACGACGGGTGCGCCGGTGTCGGTGCTGGGCGCGACGACCCTCACCAACGCCCGGACGGGCTGTATCGGTGGGCTGGCGGCGCGCGACCTGGCGGCCGGGCCGGTCACCCTCGGCGTCCTCGGCGCGGGCGCACAGGCGCGCTGGCAGACCCGCGCCGTCGCCGCGCTGGCGGACCTGGAGAGGGTCCGGGTCTACTCGCCGAGCGACTCGAAGCACGACTGCGTCGCCGACCTGCGGGCAGAGGGACTGACGGCCGACGCGGTTGACTCCCCGGCGGCGGCCGTCGAGGGGGCTACCGTCGTCGTCACGGCGACGACCAGCGCCGACCCGGTCGTTCCGGCGAACGCGGTCGGTCCGGGGACGCTCGTCGTGGGCATCGGTGCCTACGAGGCGTCGATGCAGGAACTCCCGGCGGCGCTCGTCGAGCGCGCCGACCGCCTGTACGCGGACGTCCCCGAGGAGGCCGTCGAGACCGGCGACGTCGCGGCTACCGACCGGACGGTCGCGGACCTCGTCCCGCTCGGCGCGCTGTTCGACGGGACCACCGAGCGGGCGACGGCCGGTCCCGTGGCAGACGACGAGGTAGTGGTCGTCGAGAGCGTCGGGTCGGCGGTGATGGACGTCGCGGCGGCGACCGTCGTCTACGAGGCGGCGACCGAGGCCGGGGTGGGGACCGACCAGCCACTCTGA